Below is a genomic region from Candidatus Schneideria nysicola.
TTTACATACCCATTTAACCGGTGCAGGATTAGGTTCAACAAATAATTTGTGATGTAATAACATTAATTTTCTATTAATAGAACGCGCAGTGGTAAATTGTCCTTTAGAAGCCAAAAGACAAATATCTGACATTTGTTTTGCAGCAATATTTGCTGTAACTGAAATTATTCCTTTCCCTCCTAATTGTATAAAGTCTAAAGCAGTAGCATCATCTCCACTTAGCAGAATAAAATCTTTATGTACTAATTCTTGAATTTGACTAACACGACTTAAATCTCCTGTAGCTTCTTTTATTCCAATAATATTTTTTATTTTTGCTAAACGAGCTACAGTATGAGGTAAGATATCACATCCAGTACGTATTGGTACATTATATAATATTTGCGGTAATTCTGTACTTTCAGCAATTGCTTTAAAATGTTGGAATATTCCTTCTTGACTCGGTCTATTATAATAAGGTGTGACACTTAAACAACCGACTACACCACTGTTATTAAATCGACAGGCTAAAGAAATTGCTTCCGCAGTAGAATTAGCACCCGTCCCAGCAATGACAGGTATTTTACCTTGACTAAATTCCAGAGTCCACATGACCATATTATTATGTTCTTCGTAGCTGAGTGTCGATGTTTCTCCTGTAGTTCCAACCGCAACAATAGCTGATGTATTATTATATATATGATAATCGACTAGTTTTTTTAAACTATCTTTATCAAGATTTCCTTTGTCATCCATTGGAGTAATTAGTGCAACTATACTTCCTGTAAACATTATTCATTTACCCTCTACGTAAAATATATAATAAATTTTATTTTGCTATAAATAGTAAAATAAGTAAATATTATTTATATTAACCTTAATATTTATCTATCTGTAAGTATAGAAAATAATGAAAAAAATAATAATTAGATTAGCGATATCTATATAGTAATGAATAGATAGATATTAAAAGAAAGATGGTTAATCTCTCTATATGACAGAGAGATTAATTATTGATTTTCAATCCTAAATTTTATTTTGTCCCAAATATTTTGTCACCTGCATCTCCAACACCAGGTATAATATATCCATTGGAATCC
It encodes:
- the dapA gene encoding 4-hydroxy-tetrahydrodipicolinate synthase, which codes for MFTGSIVALITPMDDKGNLDKDSLKKLVDYHIYNNTSAIVAVGTTGETSTLSYEEHNNMVMWTLEFSQGKIPVIAGTGANSTAEAISLACRFNNSGVVGCLSVTPYYNRPSQEGIFQHFKAIAESTELPQILYNVPIRTGCDILPHTVARLAKIKNIIGIKEATGDLSRVSQIQELVHKDFILLSGDDATALDFIQLGGKGIISVTANIAAKQMSDICLLASKGQFTTARSINRKLMLLHHKLFVEPNPAPVKWVCKILGLIKNDYVRLPMIPLSAHGISILKKICIEAGLITSDI